Genomic DNA from Oreochromis aureus strain Israel breed Guangdong linkage group 13, ZZ_aureus, whole genome shotgun sequence:
TATCcagcttcttgtttttttcaaaactgtCAGGCAGCATCCTGGTGTTTGGGAGGTGCAAATGTAAATGTACTAATTCATCCTGTTGTGCAGATAGATATTTGGTGTTGGCGGAACTTACAGAGAGCGACGGCATTCAGCATGCCCGTGTATGGTGAAGCACCAATGCTCTGATAGATTATGCCGATGCGGTCCTGCACAGCACCCTTAGTGACGTCGAGGTCTAAATGTATGACGAAGAAGGCCACAAACAGACCATAAATCAGGTTCTGGGATAGACGCATCAGAACACCCATCCTGTCTCTGGACAGGTTTCTTGCTGTGCGCCTGCACACAGAACACAGAAAGGCAAAAttaatgaacacattttttaCCTACTGATACCctacaaaaaaaatcatcatgatGCATGGAAGTAATCTGTATATGTTACATGTCTTTTATAAGGCAGCACACTAAGTGACATTTGTAATTTGTACCTGCAGAgatttttggagaaacttctcTGAAATATTGTTATCatatttcagttttaattaGTGAATTATGGATGCTGTGTACAAGCACATACAGACTGAAGTCTTCTTTTGCCCTGACCTGAGGAGAACTCCAAGTTTGGCAGCACCACTGGGTGACTCTTTGCTCTTAAAGGGGATGGCGGGTTTGTCTGATCTCTGCAAGCTCTGCTCCATTTTTTCCAGCATGCTCTGGTAGATGGTAGACCTCTGATAGGCTGAAGTGATTTCATGCATGCGAGTGAATGTGGCTGCCTCCCTCTCGCTGCTGCGTGTGTCCACTGAGGTGAAGTCAACTGTTTGACATCAAATTGAAATTTTAATGTTCATGCTATGaaaaaatcatctttttttttttaaatgtatgacttataataaaaacacaacaccatACAGTGTGCTGGGTCATATCATACTGTACCATAGATGTCAAAGGGGTTGCAGTACTCTGGACACTCATATCCACATTGGCTGAAGAAATCCACCATCTCTTCTGTCTGTCCACAAAATACTAGCTCCCCACGACTCATTATAGCTATCCTGTTGAACACCTTGAAGGTAGACACACACCAAGAAACAATATTATTCCATCAGCATGTGACTTTTCACAAGCCATTCACTATCAAAGGATCAAAGACTCATGTGTACAGTGtaactaaaatgttttcttaatatgtgtatgtatgatGGAATAATTCTGATAAAAAACAACTTCTTTAGCAGTGAGTTAGATACATGTAGTTGATGAATGTCGGCACATAGATGTGAAAAATGCAATTCCATCCTTCCTTAAAGGAAGTTTGACTCTACAAGCcattctttctcttttcaccagtTCTTCTCAAAAACCCACCCTGAAGAGCTCAGAGCGTGGTTGGTGGATGGTTACTATGACGATACGGTTTCTCCTGGCCAGCTCTGCCAACAGCACCACAATCTGATTGGCGGTCATGCTGTCCAGGCCAGTGGTCGGCTCATCCAATAGGATCACCCCTGCAACGACAGCATCCCAATGACATCACTGCTGTCACTGCAGGTTTGTCACGCAGTGAAACACTGAGAATAAGTGAAAGGCAGGACAATAACTTTTTCCTTCTAAGTTAAAACTTTCAGATGTACTTTTTATTAAGTGGCACATTTCAGGACTCTCTGTGGGGCTGACTTAACTTGCAGAGATAAGtgagttctctttttttttagttaattacTCTAATTAGGACAATTAAAAGATTGGCTCTTTGCATTATGAAAGCAGAGTGGAATTAGCAGATACTTTAATTGTGAGATTAATTCATTTCCTGGTTGATTGGAGAGTCACCGAATGGGAACTCCTCATTACTCTGTgtgtgactctgtgtgtgtgtgagtgtgttcatGGGCATTTTAATCCTGAATGAGGACTGAGACCCTCCATCCTCCCCAGAGGACTGAAGTCCTGATAAACTACACCTgggatatacacacacacacacacatacacccacacactGAAGTGGGCTTCTGCTCATTCCCCCTTGCGGTGTGATAACCCAGTCCTTTATTGCCCGTCTCCATCTCTCCCTGTGtcccctttctctgtctcttcttACTCCTGTCTCACTTagatccttttgtttttctccagtgTGGACTTCAAAACTCTTCTGGGGAGAGACAGGTTATGTGGTGAACTTTCTACTGTTCTCAGGATGACATGCTTCTGATCCTTCTGCCTCCCTCTGCTGAATTCTCCCACAGtcgtgtgaaaaagaaagttttcacaggactacaTGCAGTcctgttttggcagtttgctagtctgaaaaacaagcagcagcaaatctacaacagaatgactgaaaaagaaaataatcaaggcggtgcaatggcccagtcaaagttcaGACACAAGCTCAttgaaactttctttttcacatgactccaCCAAAGACATATTTTGGAAACATTTTAAGAAAGCATGTTATATATAATCCTTTTCCTTTATGTGCCAAAGTCCTTGAAAATCACTTCTAATCCCTCTTATTATCTATTTTACATCTATTAAAAGTGAAGATTTGAGTGATTAATGACGTTTACTCTGCGTCTCAGGTGTATCTCAGGTGCACTGGTACTCACTTGGGTCCTGAAGTAACTGACTGGCGATGGAGACCCTTCGGCGCTCACCCCCGGAGATCCCAGGGAAAACCTGACCTCCAATAACACTGTGGGCCACGTGACTCAGGCTCAGCTCAGCCATCACTGCTGACACCTACATGGGAACCAGAGGTCAAGGTTCAGGTGAGACAAGAATTACAACTATTAGCAAATCTACTAAAAAAGGGCCTGCAGGAGATATCGTACACCAATCAGCTAAAACATTGGAATAAAATCCCCTTATTATTATGAAAAGTTTTGCTGTGAACTCTTCAGATAATCACCCTGCTCATGGGAACAATACTCAGAAAATTGCTCAGGGGTTTGAGTCTGACCCCAGCAACAATCTACATAGTCTAAAAAAATAATGTTCAAAGAACAAGAAAGACAAAACTAGAAGCAAGCAGCACCAGAAAAAACTCAACTCATCTTGTTTCCAGTTTAAACTTACAGGATCCAGAGGACCCACTGCGGGTGCCAAGCACCACATGAGCTTCATTAGACCCTGATGAGTGTATTTGATAGCTCCACAAGATTCGGAGAAGcaatattttcctgtttttacagTTTGGAAATATTTCAGAGCGAGGGACTCAAACAAAATATTAGGCTGAGAATAACTGACCTGACGTTCTTAAATGTCAGGTCAGgtcctctttttaaaaaatttgcatttacaGCATTTATGTGCTGTAAGCAAAGAGATCTGTAACAAAAGGTAACATATTCTCAGTCATCTTGATGCTGCACATGACTCTCTGTGAAGCAATAACTCAGCCATACTTAACTaacctaaaatataaaacaacacaGCAATGCACCTTCTAAGATTAAGCTGATCATCCAAATACGCACCgaaactgtttgtgtgctgaCATCTTAGTGGATACTGATATCCATCAGCCTGTAATTTTTTTGTATATGTTCTGTAGAAGGCAGAGATACTAGGtttaagaaaataatgaaagaaatgacCAGACGCAGCTCTAAAGTCACCTTTTTCTTGATAGCTTCAGCCGAGTGTTTCCGCAGGGCCAGCTGGGCTGTGTAGGTCAGAGTCTCCTCCACTGTCAGATAACTCAGCAAGTTATCGCTCTGGAAAAGAATggcagaaagagaaaacaggGCATTAACAGAAGagaaactgcacaaaaacaaaacactgtaaaTTGTGATTTGGCAGCCTTATAGTGGAAACTACCACCATTATTCCTCAAGGAGATGGATTAAGAAAACACCTCAGTGTTTCTCTTGAGTGGTCATCAGTAAACAAATGGAAGTATATGTTTGGACTGGATACTCTCTCCATCTATAGCATCTTTGTAGCACATCCCTGTACAGTGAGCATATATCCACACAAACGTCTATGTTCATATATGCCAGTGCAACTCATCTGTAATATACCTTTGCCTCAgacgtgtgcacacacacaggcataagTGCATGACTTGAACCAGCTGAACCTGCTGCCTGCTTCAATTAACACATGGCGCCTCCCAATCCCACTTCTCCTTATTCTCTCATCTGAATGACTTTAATATGAGGAGCTCATATCACCTCCTCATCTACAGCTTAGCAGGGGAAGTTAATGACGAGGCTTAGAGAGCAGAAGGGGGAGCTATCAGCGAGAGGGGAGAGATGATTTGAAAGGAAGCAAGGCTGGTTTTAAaccagtgtttttaattcaggcTTTGGATACACTTGAGCAGCTCTCATTGCAAGATTACATATATGAGGAGGCTATCAGGGGTCTTAAGTTAATTTCATACGGAGGCCAGGGCAGCTTTTCAGGAGTTTCTGCAGAATGTTCATTGAGTTTGTGGTGGTTTGTACAACCACAGGCAAAACTAAATACATGCAGGCTTGTGTGCACGAGGCCagctgcatttaaaacaaaagtggaaagtttaatgagtgtttgtgtgaactACAGGAAAGTGAAATGTGCATGCACTTATTTGCTAATTACTTTAAACTCTGTTCAGTCTCTCATTAATCATTTGTCTAACATGTACACTGCTGGGTTTCATTTACTCaagcataaaaaatgttttcctttatCAAATGGCCAGAAATGCATAAACTTCTGTTAAGTAAGGTAACACAGAATCACTGTGTTTTCAGTATGCACATCAGTCGTGTTTAGTCACCACCCCAAAGGACAATTATGAATTAGGAAAAACCcaaatactttttttcctttattagaAAGTCATGTAATTTCATCtgctttgactttttgtttgttatccGTCTGATTGTTAGCAGGATTGCTCAACGTCACAACGTCATTACATTTTCTTACCAGTGGTTGGGATTGGGCCCATCTTTTAAATTTCATTCAGGCTTCAATCCATGAATTCTTTACCATTGTGAAGGTAtgtctaaccctaaccctaatggATGCACTGGAGTCagtttggggttcagtatctgtAATCTTTAGTGAATGCCTGTGGACCCTCTTTTGGCTTGTGTAGATGTAGctggaaattattttatttatttttttgtgaaaaatacatttagaggCTTTTTGGACGTTAAGGATTCAGCTTGTCaaactgatattttattttagccTTACCCTTTGATTAATGCCATCCACTCGTGTGAAGCGGTCACTAGTTAGCATGCTTTAAATGGATTGAAACCTATCTGAGGGTGTGCGAGAGTATGCAacttaataaatgtaataataatcaataataaGCTTTAACATTAATagaggagggtttttttttttaaccgttCCTCATTCAGGTGTGCAGTGATTTTAAACCAGGGTTCAGTATTTGCACAATGACACTTTGGCCAAATATTGAACGGGAGGATCCAGTGATCGAACCACTCAACCTCCTGACCTGCAAAAAACTGATGTTGTGAAAGGATTAGAGTCAGAAATTTGAGCAAAGTATGGAGGTCATGCAGTCTTAGACCGctcttcttttgtttctgtgtataTTATTACCATTTAACtgtgtacatgtacatgtaaTGTACATGTTTTATTGTAATAAAGCAACAGAAAAGCATATGACaagtttaaaaatgtcaaaatttaTATGGTAGTTAAGGATATTAAGCAACCCAAGGCTTTTATTAACTTAAACAGAGAAACAAGTTTCTTATAAGTGTAAATAAAAGTCTGTTAATCTAACTTGAACACATTTGTTATGTTATTTTAACATTTGTTGTATGTATGTAATACCTATATGTAACCTAATAGTTATTAACACataatattttatatgtttataaTATTAACACATATAACACTATGTAATATCAACATTAATATTACTTATAATTATTTATGAATGCTTATTATATCAATATTAtatcaataaaaatcaatactGGGATAATAAGTAAAAGCTATGAGTTAAATCTTGATGTGTGGGTGTTTCTTTGTGTTACCTGCAGCACATAGGAGAAGCAGTCCTGATACTGTTCTTGCTTCAGTTTTCTACCATTAACGAAGACTTCTCCCAGCAGCGTGCCCTGGTTCCCAATCCGCCCTGAGATGGCATCCAGCAATGTGGTTTTTCCTGAGCCTTTATAATGAAAAGTGCAGATAAAGACACACGTGCATAAAACCACTCATGATTTAACTGATTTTTAACACTTCC
This window encodes:
- the abcg5 gene encoding ATP-binding cassette sub-family G member 5, whose protein sequence is MNRFYSMQMEEPQNGKVNESFRFVAEVKKDVWRDSREEQSEPTCSLSVRKISYTVSERVGPWWDLPSYRKRWTRQILNDVSFHVDSGQIMGILGNSGSGKTTLLDAISGRIGNQGTLLGEVFVNGRKLKQEQYQDCFSYVLQSDNLLSYLTVEETLTYTAQLALRKHSAEAIKKKVSAVMAELSLSHVAHSVIGGQVFPGISGGERRRVSIASQLLQDPRVILLDEPTTGLDSMTANQIVVLLAELARRNRIVIVTIHQPRSELFRVFNRIAIMSRGELVFCGQTEEMVDFFSQCGYECPEYCNPFDIYVDFTSVDTRSSEREAATFTRMHEITSAYQRSTIYQSMLEKMEQSLQRSDKPAIPFKSKESPSGAAKLGVLLRRTARNLSRDRMGVLMRLSQNLIYGLFVAFFVIHLDLDVTKGAVQDRIGIIYQSIGASPYTGMLNAVALFPALRAISDQESQDGLYTKWQMFLAYIFHILPLSILSVFIFTSFLYWTVGMHPEGLRFLCFTAVVLVPHVIGELLTVVLLGVVQDPNMVNTGVALLNIAGIVVGSGFLRGTQQMPQVFQWLSYLTFQKYSCELLIVTEFYDLQFTCNNSTSLPGACVVTHGNQIIEQGYPGALSRYTLDFVLLYAFLPALLLLGIISFKIRDKVVRH